One Thermoflexus sp. genomic region harbors:
- a CDS encoding polyribonucleotide nucleotidyltransferase produces MKRNVRREKHVFKTVVGDKEITIETGYFAWQANGAVIVRIGDTMILATATMAKEPREGIDFFPLSVDFEERLYAAGRIPGSFQRREGKPSENAILTARLVDRPLRPLFPKDLRNDVQIILTSLSADPEYHLDIPSIIAASAALTISDIPWSGPIGAVRVGYIDGQFVINPTVSQMEHSRLDLRLAGTADAVIMVEAGANEIPEDLMVEAIRLGHEAMQPLIALQEEMRTAIGKPKAPYRSFTISEEVRQAVRARLDHQIAEILDTYFDKDRRNEALDELEEEILHALSEYEQAQVKESFHEALREEVRRRILEEGRRPDGRGPKDIRPIWCEVDVAPRAHGSAIFTRGDTQVLSVATLATLAEQQELDTLAPEETKRYIHHYNFPPFSTGEVRVLRGASRREIGHGALAERALLPVIPPEDEFPYTIRVVSEVLSSNGSTSMASVCGSTLALMDAGVPIRKPVSGVAMGLVTADETWQKYVILTDIQGMEDHLGDMDFKVAGTADGITALQMDVKIRGLPYHVLAEALHQAREARLYILEKMLEVLPAPRPELKPHAPRIFTVHIPVEKIGALIGPGGKTIRKIQEETNTQIDIEEDGTVHIAATSLADAESARLKIEAYAEEPQVGKIYLGKVIRITDFGAFVEILPGEVGMVHISQIADQKVNRIEDVVRVGDQILVMVTHIDEDGKIRLSRQAVLEGLSVEEAQQRDRLLSSKAAPKGKGKPGEERPLAGRVKIVKRISGER; encoded by the coding sequence GTGAAACGAAACGTGAGGCGAGAAAAGCATGTTTTCAAAACTGTTGTAGGCGATAAAGAGATTACAATTGAAACCGGCTACTTCGCCTGGCAGGCCAATGGGGCTGTGATCGTCCGGATCGGAGACACGATGATCCTGGCCACGGCCACGATGGCGAAGGAGCCGCGGGAGGGCATCGATTTCTTCCCCCTGAGCGTGGATTTCGAGGAACGGCTCTACGCCGCCGGCCGGATCCCCGGCAGCTTCCAGCGCCGGGAAGGTAAGCCCTCCGAGAATGCCATCCTCACCGCCCGCCTGGTGGATCGACCCCTCCGCCCGTTGTTCCCGAAAGATCTCCGCAACGACGTCCAGATCATCCTGACCAGCCTCTCCGCCGATCCCGAATATCACCTGGATATCCCTTCCATTATCGCCGCCTCCGCTGCCCTGACCATCTCGGATATCCCATGGTCCGGGCCCATCGGCGCAGTCCGGGTGGGATACATCGATGGGCAGTTCGTGATCAACCCGACGGTCAGCCAGATGGAACACAGCCGGCTGGACCTGCGCCTCGCGGGGACAGCGGATGCGGTGATCATGGTGGAGGCGGGAGCGAACGAGATCCCGGAGGACCTGATGGTGGAGGCGATCCGGCTGGGCCATGAGGCCATGCAGCCGCTGATCGCCCTCCAGGAGGAGATGCGGACGGCGATCGGCAAGCCCAAGGCTCCCTACCGCTCCTTCACCATCTCTGAAGAGGTCCGCCAGGCGGTCCGCGCCCGCCTCGATCATCAGATCGCCGAAATCCTGGACACATACTTTGATAAAGACCGGAGGAACGAGGCGCTGGACGAGCTGGAGGAGGAAATCCTCCATGCGCTCTCGGAGTATGAGCAGGCCCAGGTAAAGGAAAGCTTCCACGAGGCGCTGCGGGAGGAGGTCCGCCGCCGGATCCTGGAGGAGGGCCGCCGGCCGGATGGGCGAGGGCCGAAGGACATCCGGCCGATCTGGTGCGAGGTCGATGTGGCGCCCCGCGCCCATGGCTCCGCCATCTTCACCCGCGGCGATACCCAGGTCCTCTCTGTCGCGACCCTGGCCACGCTGGCGGAGCAACAGGAGCTGGACACCCTCGCCCCGGAGGAGACCAAGCGCTATATCCATCACTACAACTTCCCGCCGTTCTCCACCGGCGAGGTTCGGGTGCTCCGCGGCGCCTCCCGGCGGGAGATCGGCCACGGGGCCCTGGCTGAACGGGCGCTGCTCCCGGTGATCCCGCCGGAAGACGAATTCCCCTATACCATCCGGGTGGTAAGCGAGGTTCTCTCCTCTAACGGCTCCACCTCCATGGCCAGCGTGTGCGGCTCCACCCTGGCCCTGATGGACGCCGGCGTGCCGATCCGCAAGCCGGTATCCGGCGTGGCCATGGGCCTGGTGACGGCGGATGAGACTTGGCAGAAATACGTGATCCTCACCGACATCCAGGGGATGGAAGACCACCTGGGCGATATGGACTTCAAAGTGGCCGGCACGGCGGATGGGATCACCGCCCTGCAGATGGATGTGAAGATCCGGGGGCTGCCTTACCACGTGCTGGCCGAGGCGCTGCACCAGGCCCGCGAGGCTCGCCTCTATATCCTGGAGAAGATGCTGGAGGTCCTGCCCGCGCCGCGGCCCGAGCTCAAGCCGCACGCCCCGCGGATCTTCACCGTCCACATCCCGGTGGAGAAAATCGGCGCCCTGATCGGCCCTGGCGGCAAGACCATCCGCAAGATCCAGGAGGAGACGAACACCCAGATCGATATCGAGGAGGATGGGACCGTTCATATCGCCGCCACCAGCCTGGCGGACGCCGAAAGCGCCCGTCTGAAGATCGAAGCCTACGCCGAGGAGCCTCAGGTGGGCAAGATCTACCTGGGGAAAGTCATCCGGATCACCGACTTCGGGGCCTTTGTGGAGATCCTGCCCGGTGAGGTGGGGATGGTTCACATCTCCCAGATCGCCGATCAGAAGGTGAACCGCATCGAGGACGTGGTGCGGGTGGGAGACCAGATCCTGGTGATGGTCACCCACATCGATGAGGACGGCAAAATCCGCCTCTCCCGCCAGGCGGTCCTGGAGGGGCTCTCGGTGGAAGAGGCGCAACAGCGAGACCGCCTGCTTTCCAGCAAGGCGGCGCCCAAAGGCAAAGGCAAGCCGGGTGAGGAACGCCCCCTGGCCGGCCGGGTGAAAATCGTGAAGCGGATATCCGGCGAGCGTTGA
- a CDS encoding 2-hydroxy-3-oxopropionate reductase: protein MRLEKPRVERGSHLHRSEAAMERIGFIGLGVMGKPMARNLMKAGYPLVVYNRSRAPVEELAAEGAEAAGSPKEVAQRSDVVITMLPDTPDVEQVLAGPNGVFEGGRPGLIVIDMSTIDPIAARRLAAQAAERGIAMLDAPVSGGEIGAIQGTLSIMVGGEVSAFERCLPILQAMGRNIVYMGGPGAGQVTKAANQIVVALTIAAVSEALALAAKAGVDPARVRQALLGGFASSRVLEVHGQRILERNFRPGFRIRLHHKDLRIALGLGRAVGASLPLTALIHEWLGAMVTRGHGELDHSALVTLFEEWAQTEVRPM, encoded by the coding sequence ATGCGGCTCGAAAAGCCCAGGGTTGAGCGGGGATCCCATCTCCACCGATCGGAGGCCGCCATGGAGCGCATCGGTTTCATCGGCCTGGGCGTGATGGGGAAGCCCATGGCCCGCAACCTGATGAAGGCCGGATACCCGCTGGTGGTTTACAACCGCAGCCGCGCGCCTGTGGAAGAGCTGGCCGCGGAAGGGGCGGAGGCGGCGGGCTCCCCGAAAGAGGTCGCGCAACGCAGCGATGTGGTGATCACGATGCTTCCCGATACTCCGGATGTGGAGCAGGTGCTGGCCGGGCCCAACGGGGTCTTCGAGGGCGGACGGCCCGGGCTGATCGTGATCGACATGAGCACCATCGATCCGATCGCCGCGCGGCGCCTCGCCGCCCAGGCGGCGGAGCGGGGGATCGCCATGCTGGACGCTCCGGTCTCGGGAGGGGAGATCGGGGCGATCCAGGGGACGCTTTCCATCATGGTCGGGGGGGAGGTATCGGCTTTCGAGCGTTGTCTTCCGATCCTCCAGGCGATGGGCCGGAATATCGTCTATATGGGCGGCCCGGGCGCGGGCCAGGTCACCAAGGCGGCCAATCAGATCGTAGTAGCGCTCACCATCGCCGCCGTCAGTGAGGCGCTGGCCCTGGCGGCCAAAGCGGGCGTGGATCCGGCGAGGGTGCGTCAGGCACTTCTCGGAGGCTTCGCCAGCAGCCGCGTCCTGGAAGTTCACGGCCAGCGGATCCTGGAGCGAAACTTCCGACCGGGGTTCCGGATCCGCCTGCACCACAAGGATCTTCGGATCGCCCTGGGGCTGGGCCGCGCGGTCGGGGCCAGCCTTCCCCTCACGGCCCTGATCCACGAATGGTTGGGGGCCATGGTCACGCGGGGGCATGGGGAGCTGGATCACTCGGCCCTGGTGACGCTGTTTGAGGAATGGGCTCAAACCGAGGTGCGCCCGATGTAA
- a CDS encoding DUF2726 domain-containing protein, with amino-acid sequence MEQLGGILIAAACGLGLLLVLAVVWLLNPSIQRGTPARAVKRPEALREGSLQIRRMLSDAEAAFYWALKRAVGDRWVILPRVPLHRVFRRIEHLPREMYTMLENGEVDFLLVHPRSWEPVCGIELDDSTHHSPTRRERDRRKEALFRAAGLPLLRWSMSERWDVEEIATRVSAALNAARKAQG; translated from the coding sequence ATGGAGCAGCTGGGAGGGATCCTGATCGCTGCGGCGTGCGGGCTGGGCCTCCTCCTGGTCCTCGCCGTTGTATGGCTGTTGAATCCCTCTATCCAGAGGGGAACGCCGGCTCGGGCTGTGAAGAGACCGGAGGCTCTCCGGGAGGGCTCCTTGCAGATCCGACGGATGCTCTCGGACGCCGAGGCTGCCTTCTACTGGGCGCTGAAGCGGGCCGTCGGCGATCGGTGGGTGATCCTCCCCAGGGTTCCCCTTCATCGCGTGTTCCGCCGCATCGAACATCTGCCCCGGGAGATGTATACCATGCTGGAGAACGGCGAGGTGGATTTCCTCCTGGTGCATCCGCGCTCCTGGGAACCGGTCTGCGGGATCGAGCTGGACGACAGCACGCATCACAGTCCCACCCGGCGGGAACGGGATCGCCGCAAGGAGGCGCTGTTTCGGGCAGCGGGCCTGCCCCTGCTCCGCTGGAGCATGAGCGAACGCTGGGATGTGGAGGAGATCGCCACACGGGTGAGTGCCGCCCTGAATGCGGCTCGAAAAGCCCAGGGTTGA
- a CDS encoding acetoacetate decarboxylase family protein codes for MGRRGWWLAGMGVAALGYMGVRGLRALLGWRPDAAEEFLRWTGPTATGIDVGSGRVDLPIFYYRDDSFLGIFTADREAVRALLPSDRLHPVMTPGGRALVGIAAFHYIHTTIGPYGEVAIALLCTYGRPAPPGLPVLLESRFPGWGAFILHLPVTTRIARDAGRVIYGYAKFLADMDFEKTPAFQRVRLSEGDRHILTLTVRSGGPVIRDLRPLVTFSVRDGALIRTTIPVYAVYQLGLRPGSGALILGDHPVADQLRSLDLSPVAVATKNYLVRYAILPAGEAIDSAARPHAPYPGADRPVARLTVRYGEAATPVIIHSPSEDPGGLRER; via the coding sequence ATGGGACGCAGGGGATGGTGGCTTGCGGGGATGGGCGTTGCCGCCCTGGGGTATATGGGCGTGCGAGGCCTTCGGGCGCTCCTCGGCTGGAGGCCGGACGCGGCCGAGGAGTTCCTCCGCTGGACCGGACCCACCGCCACCGGGATCGATGTGGGCTCCGGCCGGGTTGATCTTCCGATTTTCTACTACCGGGATGATAGCTTCCTGGGGATCTTCACCGCCGATCGGGAGGCGGTGCGGGCCTTGCTCCCTTCCGACCGCCTTCACCCGGTGATGACCCCCGGCGGCCGGGCGCTGGTGGGGATCGCCGCTTTCCATTACATCCACACCACCATCGGCCCGTATGGGGAGGTGGCCATCGCCCTCCTGTGCACCTATGGACGGCCCGCCCCGCCCGGGCTCCCGGTGCTCCTGGAAAGCCGCTTCCCGGGGTGGGGGGCTTTCATCCTCCATCTGCCGGTGACCACCCGCATCGCCCGGGACGCCGGGCGAGTGATCTATGGCTACGCCAAGTTCCTCGCCGACATGGACTTCGAGAAAACTCCGGCCTTCCAGCGGGTGCGCCTCAGCGAGGGCGACCGTCATATCCTCACCCTGACGGTCCGTTCCGGCGGGCCGGTGATCCGGGACCTGCGCCCGCTGGTGACCTTCAGCGTCCGCGACGGCGCGCTGATCCGCACCACCATCCCGGTCTACGCGGTCTACCAGCTGGGCCTGCGCCCGGGATCCGGCGCGCTGATCCTGGGCGATCACCCGGTGGCGGATCAGCTCCGGAGCCTGGATCTCTCCCCTGTGGCCGTCGCGACGAAGAACTACCTGGTCCGCTACGCCATCCTCCCAGCTGGGGAGGCCATCGACTCGGCGGCGCGGCCGCACGCGCCGTATCCGGGAGCGGATCGCCCCGTGGCCCGTCTCACGGTTCGCTATGGGGAAGCCGCCACGCCGGTGATCATCCATTCCCCTTCGGAAGATCCGGGAGGGCTCCGTGAGCGTTGA